Genomic segment of Oscillospiraceae bacterium:
GCATTCTGCACTATATTTACCATCCCTGTGCCATCAACGTTCGGTAAAACAGCACTGCTGTGCCGAGAGACTGTTCCGAAATATATTCGTCTGCGGCGTGAATGGTGGCGCGTTGCGCCGCCGTCACGGCAAATGGCCCGAACCGATACACGTGATTGCTTAGCGGTTCGTAATAATTGGCGTCGGTTGAACCGACCATCAAGTACGGTGCGACAGTAATGGGGCCAAATGTGTCGCGCACGGCATTGGCGAGTTTGTCGAATGTTGTGTCATGGTATTCGGATACAATGCCCGGCTCCTTCATTTTATCCATAGTCATTTCTACGTCTAAATCAGCCGTCAGCCGTTGTGCGAATGCCAAGTATTCGTGGCTTGACATGCCTGTTAATAGTCGCACGTTGACAGTTGCTTCGGCGACTTTGGGCAGCACATTGTGCGCTTGCCCCGATGATGCCATGGTTGCGACCGCCGTGGTGCGCAGCAACGCGTTATATTGCGGGTGGACGGTCAATGCTTTCATCAATTGGCGTGACATAACAGCACGGTTTGCCAATGCGAACCGTTGCCTTTTAGTGAGCATGCCGGCAATGGTGAGAAAATAATCCTCGGTCAACGGTGTTAAGTGCGGCGTTGGCTGACAACTTTCGAGTCGGCTCAATGCTTCGGAAAGTCGACCTAAAGCCGATTGCTGCGGCGGCATAGATGCGTGTCCACCTTTGTCACGGCAACGCAAATTCAAATTCATAATGCCCTTTTCAGCTACGCCGATTTCTGCAATATGTTGCCCTCGATGCGCTGAGATGAAGCCGCCTTCATCCAGGACCATGGCAAAGCGCAAGTTTTTTTGCGTGAAATATTTTATGATTTCGCCCGCGCCGTGCTGTCCACCGATTTCCTCATCATGTCCGAAAGCGAAATAGATATCACTCTCAGGTACAAAGCCTTCGGCAATCAGCGACTCCGCCGCTTCGAGTAAGCAGACCAAGATGTTTTTAACGTCCAGCGCGCCGCGTCCGTAGATGTTGCCGCCCGAGCGATTACCGCCGAATGGATCTTCCTGCCAATCTTCGCCCGCCGGCACGACATCGAGGTGGGCACAGAACAAAAGCGGGTCAGCATTGGGGATGCTGCCGCGCCAGCGCAATACCAAACTGTGTGTGTTGACTGTTTCGATGGTCATGGTGTTGAAAATGTGAGGGTAGCGGTA
This window contains:
- a CDS encoding M20/M25/M40 family metallo-hydrolase, which gives rise to MLFFILIPILLIIGITLTFLFMRNRVKTLPKLGGKLSPQTVHSSISQRAGDSLSLLIRCPTVSISEPDGDYIAFTALHRVLPYRYPHIFNTMTIETVNTHSLVLRWRGSIPNADPLLFCAHLDVVPAGEDWQEDPFGGNRSGGNIYGRGALDVKNILVCLLEAAESLIAEGFVPESDIYFAFGHDEEIGGQHGAGEIIKYFTQKNLRFAMVLDEGGFISAHRGQHIAEIGVAEKGIMNLNLRCRDKGGHASMPPQQSALGRLSEALSRLESCQPTPHLTPLTEDYFLTIAGMLTKRQRFALANRAVMSRQLMKALTVHPQYNALLRTTAVATMASSGQAHNVLPKVAEATVNVRLLTGMSSHEYLAFAQRLTADLDVEMTMDKMKEPGIVSEYHDTTFDKLANAVRDTFGPITVAPYLMVGSTDANYYEPLSNHVYRFGPFAVTAAQRATIHAADEYISEQSLGTAVLFYRTLMAQGW